From the Vanessa cardui chromosome 8, ilVanCard2.1, whole genome shotgun sequence genome, the window CACAAAAAACATTGCTTATTTGTAAACATTCCTTAAATGTGGGTGACCACAGTTAGTTATTTTCAAAGGTTGGTGGTGATGTTCGTGTCTCCGTCGTACGAAagtttttaaaagattattatcaTGACATCAAAATTGAATGAatggaatgaatgaattatcTATTAAGTACTCGAAGATCGTTAGATACGATAGGTGAGATGAGGCGTGACTTATTAATCAAGTAAACAGTGAAATTGGTATCGAAGTCTGGAATGTAAACTTTAAGAAATTTACTCATCATATCTTGCTACCTTTTTATGATGATAGTATGAATTTATTAGAACATATCCAATGAtattgtagtaaacagataagaaagaagactagaaaacgtcctaattgggacgtttgcctttagttgttttacgtagtaatacgttataatacatcataattacgtagtaatacgttttgcgtaattaaaacatctagttatcccttttacttattgtttttatcaagctatcctttttacttttaacgaaatgtaaaaataaactaaaataaacggtccccggcgcggcacacttttttctgttgtttagtatggatataacatatctgtttattagaatatcattgaaaatatctgtttttaaatattgtaaaatttaatttaaaaacattttattttcatagcaTCGAAGAATAATAGCAATTCGCAGAGAAGATCAATCAGTGTGGGAAAGGAGAGCTCCGTTCTCACCGTCGAATGTCAATCGTCTAGTCCGAAATGGCGTTAAAGTTATTGTGCAGCCTTCCAATCGGAGAGCGTATCCTATGCAGGTagattcaattattattattataggtcTTATTAAAtagtacatatacattttattattattgtaaaaaaaacgaaataactttattaaactaAGCAAATAAAACAACCAATATACTATGACAATGCTATTATTACGTCCTATATTACTAATTGGCTATGTATTAATAgaacatttgtaaatattatgtttacaaGACTGTATTTCACTTGTTAAATAAACTCAAACAAACTGATTACTGCGTATGTATAAATGCGTTGTAGGTTCACAAAACATATCTCGTATGTAACGCTATAACAACGATATCATACATTTacgaattacatttatttactgaacaagaaaaccaataaaatttgaatttttgtgTTTTCATCTACTTGTCAAAATATTATCACAGGAgtagtattttagtatttagttacaataatattaggCATTCAATAACTCCGTagcaatttttaaatgaaatgagatCTATGTCAAAAGCTAAAATTGGTAGTGTTTATATGCTacggaattttaaaaatagattcttttagtttaattacaaaacgaaataagtatgataaaataaaaaataaataattacatatacatatatctacaaAAACTAATCGACTACATACACTTTGAAAACTCGTAATGTTGTGATGCAGTACGTTGAAAGGTAATCCTAATTTACCATTTTGATTATGTTACGgaataatgtttttcttttttcatagaATGCACTATAAGCATTCGCATATCACCTTCAAATTTTGAAGACCCTCTGTAACAAGTACATCTATTGTTCCTATTTATCCTAAACCGTTTATGCGTAAaatgattatgattttttttagtacgtgtattaattagtaatttataattatttgattttagtcATATATAAATGCGGGAGCAATAGTCAGAGAAGACATCAGCGAAGCCAGTGTAATATTTGGTGTTAAACAAACCCCAATTGACCTTCTGATTCCTAATAAAACTTATTGCTTCTTTTCACACACAATCAAGGCTCAAGAAGCAAACATGCCAATGTTGGATGCTATATTGGCTAAGGTAAGGTTTTACTATGAAATAGTGAATACGAaactaatcaatatttttaatttttactagaatatctttttttaatataacttgttacttaataatttagaCAAAAGGCATTTTTGGGGCACAGTAATGGCAAAATTAAACGCTATCACttccatatattatattgaaaattaattatgttttacataGTCCTTTATCTTTATTTCAGAACATCCGTTTAATAGACTATGAGAAGCTAATGGATGACGCGGGTAACCGTGTCGTAGCATTTGGAAAGTACGCCGGAGTAGCCGGTATGATTAACATCTTGCACGGACTTGGATTACGGTTGCTCGCGTTGGGACATCATACACCGTTCATGGTAATTCTTGCATCAGTAATAGTAAGAATGTCCTGAGTTAATAGTACAAATCAGTATCTATTGGGCCAAGTTTTATCTACCATACCCCAGTCAGCTTACTCTGTATCGGTATATCTTATCATACGCCATACACTGCCTTTTAAGCgccagtaatataaatattataaacgtcactataaaaataataattattatggttcttgaaataatacttacaatgatatctataaataaactcGATCGGTCTAGACAGCGCTGCTTATTTCTGTAGtatgttttaaaagttttaatattttctaccgTTTCGGTACCTTAGTCACCTAATGCCTAAGATGCTTCTTCACTCGGCCTCAGAGTACAtgtatcatgtttttttttattaaatattctttgacTTTCAATATTTTACACCATAGACAAAAAAATAGATAAGTGTTTCCAACTATCatctatcattttaataatatactacgtGATCTCTCTTGGATTAAAAACCTATAAAAATAGTTAGAATTTTAATCGGGACTTAAAAATTAGTTTCAAAAAGAGATAGTGTATCTAaagataaagtttaatttattactatcaATTGCTCGTATAAAAAAcgtaacatattaattaacgaataaaatatcagctacgaattaatatatttattaagggtCATGAAGAGGTATAAGGGGGTATGGGAGTCAGGCCTCTTATTCAGGCATTCAGTCCAACCTTTTTAGGAAAAGCATCACTATTTCggctaatattatatttaaattaaatactaaatacacCTTGTATTTGCGTATAATcggtgctttagctactttcattgtgatcagagtaatgtatgtgatgttgtccaatatttatttattttattttatctgtaaacTTTTTGATTTAGCATATAGGTCCGGCCCACAACTACCGGAGCTCAAGCATGGCTCGTCAAGCGATTCGAGACGCAGGTTACGAAGTCGCACTTGGTATGATGCCCAAGTCACTTGGACCGCTTACTTTCGTCTTTACTGGATCAGGAAATGTCTCTCAGGTCAggattattcataataaaattaactctaATACTAGAAGAAATTATTGAATGAACGAAAAACTTACACCAACAATCAATCATAGATTGTTATCGaatattgtttttagtttttatttaagataaaactgtttttgattattacgtatagtatatatatatatatatatatatatattacattaacatatatttaaaataatattaatcaaatattgtaatatgagctgagatggcccagtggttagaacatcatcatgcatcttaaccgatgatagcgggttcaaacccaggcaagcatcactatatatatgtgcttaatttgtgtttataattcatctcgtgctcggcgatgaaggaaaacatcgtgaggaaacctgcatgtgtctaatttcatcgaaattctgccatatgtgcattcaaccaaccggcattggaacagcgtggtgcaatatgttccaaactcttcttaatggaagaggaggccttatctcagcagtgggaaatttacaggctgttactttacttttaatcaaatattatcgATATCTTATCTAAAATGTTAAgctttctataaaattaattataaattgttaatcatatttataataggaagaaatgtattttgttttttcaggGCAGTCAAGAAATATTTCATGAGTTACCGCATGAATACGTTCCACCCGAAATGTTAAGGAAAGTTGCGGAGCACGGCAGTAAGTTAAAGCTATCAAATCAAGAAAACAGTCCAATTAATCTTTAGATAAAACTGTGATAAGtagaataacaaaaatatacatcatGGCACATTTGATAAGGATTTAGATTAGTGTTACAATTATTGAtttccttattatataatatctatattattttttttaactcacgctgtatattattataaggtacatataaaaaaaatcattgggTGTTACAATTTTAGTATATTGAAATCTATTTATCTAGGTTATAATCATAAGGTAGAAAAAGAACTATTTTTTGAGAAAGACCATTGTTCGATAATATATCTTCAACCAAAAGCTTCAAGTCATGGAAAAGTTCTTTATATAGTTGTTTTAATGATTCTATTTTTGTAACGTTATCCTTATTGACACTTCTATTTGATACAAAGCCAAGTACCTATATTCAAAACTTGACTGCCAATACCAAATATATTCAGATATTTTGTACTTGgttgttccggtttaaagatGTGTAACCTACACGGGTACAAAgcacgtaacatcttagttcctaaggttggtggtagATAGGCTATGAAAGGAATGATGAATgtttcttacatcgccattgtctatgggcggtggtgaccacttaccatcaggtgacccatatgctcgtccgccaaccaatagcatagtAAAGACTCCTTAACTGCAATTATCATTGAATATCAGAACAATCGCATTATAagtaccatttaaaaatatatgttaattaataaaacactaaTGTTCCGGCTTACTACTTATTAGTTCATCTGTTgagctattatattatagtaaaactaAATGAAAAAGTGTAAAAGTCAATTATCTACATAAATTAAACCTTCATTTAAAATGTTCATATATAAACCTAAAGTCTATCTAAGTATCTTTGAGGATATGGTGATCAGCGGATCGCTTTGAGTAGGTTTtacaaattaatgaataaaaatacgaAGTGAGTTTCGATGAAACAGAAATGCTAATTGTGTTCtattcaaaagtatttattaaaattcgtaTTGTGTACAAGTACAATGCTTGCTGCATGCgctataattgaaattatatatttaagtttcaattatttctttaagGTCCCAATAAAATTTATGGTTGTGAGGTTCGAAGACGGCACCACTTAGTCCGAAAAAATGGAGGAGGTTACGACCCTCAGGAGTATGAAGAGCACCCAGAACGATACATATCTGTTTTCGCACAAAAGGCGAGTACTTCttcttaagattttttatttcttaaactcTAACCTTTAGCTAATTTAGAATTTCTAAATgcctaattattaatttcaataccACGAaagacacatacatatatagatacgACTTGATCGTTAGAACACGTGACTCCTAACCGAAGGTTTCGTATTGAAGCAAATGCCACAAAAGtgaatttgcttaatttgtttttaaatctcAATTCAATcttgaaatacataatattttcctCTTGGTAAAGAAAATTGTCACATGGgttttcattacttttaattgttataatacatacagtatgataaacaataacaataacatatatacaGGTATTATATCTTAccattacttttaaaagtattaaatttaaaaatgaaaaacgttTAACTAttcttattcataaaaaatggtATAGTCgggaaacattttattattattagcgaTATATCGGATTAACTATGGCTACGTTTtagaattataacataaatatttcaatatgatTGAACAGATAGCTCCGTACACTTCGGTGTTGGTAAACTGCATCTACTGGGCTGTGGACAGCCCTAAACTACTGACGATTCCAGATGCTAAGCACTTGCTTATGCCATCACACACCCCGTGGCTGCCTAAGAGTATTGGCGCACCAGCTCTACCACACAGGTAATGgcgatatttttaagaaaaaaaaaaattcttactcatttattttctttttaatttcccGATACTACTATAGCTACCTTATAACGCTCTACttacataaattgttttttttttatacgatatATGCTTACACTCAAATGATCCGGACCCGAACGGCTTGTACAAGTCGGTTTGCGTAAAAAGATTCTCTTGAACGCTTTTTGATCGTGTTTGATTGCGATTCCATCGAATTATGAAAGACAGAATAAAAAGCACCAGTGGAGGATTACGCACTTAGGCATTATAATAACTTTTGATAGCTGATTAGTATTCGTTAAGAATGATAATCACCTAAAAATTTTGTCTTTGAATTTGAATACGGATCAGAATTTCACTCAGAACTTCGACTACAATCCGTAGATATACATACGTAAGTTTCCTTCGATGTGCTGTAGGGTATTAATAGATTGTTTGCGAAACTTGCTTTAGTGGGGTACatacaatatttgattttaattttgtattgtgtAAATTATAAGAAGTCCCAtgactattttatttgattatgaaaAAGCTATTTGATGTGATAGAATGCTGGCAATCTGCGACATCTCGGCAGACCCCGGCGGTTCCATCGAGTTTATGAACGAGTGCACCACTATCGACACACCATTTTGTCTCTACGACGCCGACAGAAATAAGGACACAAAGAGGTGACACATCTTTAACGTTTTTTGTACTTCCATAACGAGATATTCAGctgaagttttttataaatcgtatgtgataatatattttttatttatctcacACACACATAGTTCGCGTACATGTGTATATGAAgtgcaatttaaatatcttgATGGATATACTTTAGGTTACTTAATAACAAGTACATCAAAAGATAATAGGTGAAGTGGTGAGGTTATCGTCcgattaatattagttttataggGCATATTTTATCTTTCTGCTATTGAATATTTGCTCCGACATGCaaagtatttataaacacaCGAGATTGAATTCTTGTAACAATAAGAACAAATAATTACATTCGTAATAAACTATTCACagtaatatagaataaataacacTCATAAATAAAGCGAAACTCGCTGAAAATAGCAGTGACATAAGAACATAAAATCATAGGACATTATGTCTTCTCAAGATAAACACGTGAGTATGCTCATTTAAATATTCCACAGTTTCAAAGGGCCGGGTGTGCTAGTTTGTTCTATTGACAACATGCCCACGCAACTACCTCGTGAATCGACGGACTTCTTTGGTGATTTGCTCTACCCTTACGCTGAAGATATTATGAGTTCTGATGCAACTCGGCCGTTGGAAGAACATAATTTCTCTCCTGTTGTACAAGGAGTaagtttttatcataattttattgacCAGTCAATAAAAACATGATCTCACTTTCGgtccatttattatttaaaaaaaagattccattgaacttatttaaaatgtatttattattttaggctATCATTACCAGCAACGGAAAACTTACATCTTCATTTGAATACATCAACGAACTTCGAATGGCAAATAAGTGAGTTTCTAAGAGCTTGTTATTATAAGTTAGCTGttcttgataaaaattaaaacgtaataaaataaccCCTATATATaccatttatatacttataaacttTGTTTATTCTAGCCGTTCACGCCATAAGGTGGAAGGAAACGACCAGCAATCTCCAGTTGTGATTTTGGGCAGTGGTCTTGTTTCCGCGCCTGTAGTTGAATATCTTTCAAGAGACAAGAATGTCGCCGTAACTATTGGTTAGTAAAACACATTCTCATAATACAGTTTAGTAAAGATTTACTAATCCAAAAATCTATATTACAATTATGCcatttcttttttgtaaattaacagaagtaatacttatttattaaattatgatgaTGTGCAGCGTCACAAGTTAAAGAAGAAGCGGACGCGTTAGCGGAGCGGTACGGCATCCGGTCGGAGTACTTGGAGGCGAACGACGAGTCAGCGCTGAATAGCTTGGTTTCCCAGTCTCGCGTGGTGGTGTCGTTATTGCCCTATGACCTGCACGGAACAGTGGCGCGCGCGTGTGTGCGTGCCGGCGTGCACCTCGTCACGGCCTCTTACGTGCGCCCTGAGGTGCAGGAGCTGCATGAGGCGTGAGTTCTATCGCTTTATTTTAATTGGACATTTTTACATtagctacattttttttctgtgatAAGATTTGATAAGAATATTTCTAGCACCTCAGCGATACTAACGCGATAAATGTACACCTAAGCTTTTAATTGACAcagagataatttatttaatgagtgATAATTTTATTGGGCGTATCGATTTTATGTGTATCATTTTTGGTTTTAATCTtttagtactttttaaattaagtctcatttgtaatatattaatgttattttcaataaaaaaatat encodes:
- the LOC124532101 gene encoding alpha-aminoadipic semialdehyde synthase, mitochondrial, with amino-acid sequence MFYKTAALRSKWQVVKHFAYYSTSRHRRIIAIRREDQSVWERRAPFSPSNVNRLVRNGVKVIVQPSNRRAYPMQSYINAGAIVREDISEASVIFGVKQTPIDLLIPNKTYCFFSHTIKAQEANMPMLDAILAKNIRLIDYEKLMDDAGNRVVAFGKYAGVAGMINILHGLGLRLLALGHHTPFMHIGPAHNYRSSSMARQAIRDAGYEVALGMMPKSLGPLTFVFTGSGNVSQGSQEIFHELPHEYVPPEMLRKVAEHGSPNKIYGCEVRRRHHLVRKNGGGYDPQEYEEHPERYISVFAQKIAPYTSVLVNCIYWAVDSPKLLTIPDAKHLLMPSHTPWLPKSIGAPALPHRMLAICDISADPGGSIEFMNECTTIDTPFCLYDADRNKDTKSFKGPGVLVCSIDNMPTQLPRESTDFFGDLLYPYAEDIMSSDATRPLEEHNFSPVVQGAIITSNGKLTSSFEYINELRMANNRSRHKVEGNDQQSPVVILGSGLVSAPVVEYLSRDKNVAVTIASQVKEEADALAERYGIRSEYLEANDESALNSLVSQSRVVVSLLPYDLHGTVARACVRAGVHLVTASYVRPEVQELHEAAKDAGVTLLNEVGLDPGIDHLLALECIHDVQNHGGRVDSFVSYCGGLPAPEYSDNALRYKFSWSPRGVLLNTISGAKYLSKGQVVEVLSGGELMSVARDLDFLPGFAFEGFPNRDSTIYSSLYGIEDAHTMFRGTLRYKGFAETMKAMQLFGFVDPNPHPTLHPEGPQITWRQFACELLGLMDSSIFYGNLRTRLSERIGSAGAQALESLGLLDDEPVVKRGSPLDTVSHYLGKKLQLEKDETDFVVLRHEIGVTWSDGRKERREVTMTVRGDPASHTAMARTVGLPTAIAAKMVLDGEIQQRGVVLPFAPVVYKSLLSRLRADGITAKEVIRPLN